From Streptomyces sp. NBC_00370, a single genomic window includes:
- a CDS encoding M16 family metallopeptidase, translated as MTASSRTTARTSSEARAVARTQTLLKGDNGIGTVRRTTLPGGLRIVTETLPSVRSATFGIWVQAGSRDETPALGGATHYLEHLLFKGTKKRSALDISSAVDAVGGEMNAFTAKEYTCYYARVLDTDLPLAVDIVCDMLTGSLIEAADVEAERGVILEEIAMTEDDPGDVVHDLFAHTMLGDSPLGRPVLGTVDTVNGLDRDRIARYYKKHYDPTHLVVAAAGNVDHATVVRQVRRAFEKAGALSGKDAAPAAPRTGHRSLRTAGRVELLNRKTEQAHVVLGMPGIARTDERRWALGVLSTALGGGMSSRLFQEVREKRGLAYSVYAYTSGFADCGLFGVYAGCRPSQVHDVLKICRDELDRAAEEGLSDEEIGRAVGQLSGSTVLGLEDTGALMTRIGKSELCWGDHMSTDDLLARIAAVTPDDVRAVARDVLGQRPSLSVIGPLKDKQADRLDAAVS; from the coding sequence GTGACAGCCAGCTCCAGGACGACGGCCCGCACCTCATCGGAGGCGCGGGCCGTCGCCCGTACCCAAACCCTGCTCAAGGGCGACAACGGCATCGGCACGGTCCGCCGTACGACCCTCCCCGGCGGCCTGCGCATCGTCACCGAAACGCTCCCCTCGGTGCGCTCGGCGACCTTCGGCATCTGGGTGCAGGCGGGCTCCAGGGACGAGACGCCCGCCCTGGGCGGCGCCACCCACTATCTGGAACACCTCCTCTTCAAGGGCACGAAGAAGCGCAGCGCCCTCGACATCTCCTCCGCCGTCGACGCGGTCGGCGGCGAGATGAACGCCTTCACGGCGAAGGAGTACACCTGCTACTACGCGCGGGTGCTCGACACCGACCTGCCGCTCGCCGTCGACATCGTCTGCGACATGCTCACCGGCTCGCTCATCGAAGCCGCGGACGTCGAGGCGGAGCGCGGCGTCATCCTCGAAGAGATCGCCATGACCGAGGACGACCCGGGCGACGTGGTGCACGACCTGTTCGCGCACACCATGCTCGGCGACAGCCCCCTCGGCAGGCCCGTCCTCGGCACCGTCGACACCGTCAACGGCCTGGACCGCGACCGGATCGCGCGCTACTACAAGAAGCACTACGACCCCACGCACCTCGTCGTCGCGGCGGCGGGCAACGTCGACCACGCCACCGTGGTCCGCCAGGTCCGCCGCGCCTTCGAGAAGGCGGGCGCGCTCTCCGGCAAGGACGCCGCCCCCGCCGCGCCCCGTACCGGCCACCGCTCGCTGCGTACGGCAGGCCGCGTCGAACTGCTCAACCGCAAGACCGAACAGGCCCATGTCGTCCTCGGCATGCCCGGTATCGCCCGCACCGACGAGCGCCGCTGGGCCCTCGGGGTCCTCAGCACCGCGCTCGGCGGCGGTATGAGCTCCCGGCTGTTCCAGGAGGTACGGGAGAAGCGCGGCCTCGCCTACAGCGTCTACGCGTACACCTCGGGTTTCGCCGACTGCGGGCTCTTCGGCGTCTACGCGGGCTGCCGGCCCAGCCAGGTCCACGACGTCCTGAAGATCTGCCGCGACGAGCTCGACCGGGCGGCGGAGGAAGGTCTCAGCGACGAGGAGATCGGCCGCGCTGTCGGTCAGCTCTCCGGATCCACCGTCCTCGGTCTTGAGGACACCGGCGCGCTGATGACCCGGATCGGCAAGAGCGAGCTGTGCTGGGGCGACCACATGTCGACCGACGACCTGCTGGCGCGGATAGC
- the rpsO gene encoding 30S ribosomal protein S15, whose amino-acid sequence MPLDTATKKQIMTEFGTKEGDTGSPEVQVAMLSRRISDLTEHLKVHKHDHHSRRGLLILVGQRRRLLQYLAKKDIQRFRALVDRLGIRRGAAGGAR is encoded by the coding sequence GTGCCGCTCGACACCGCTACAAAGAAGCAGATCATGACCGAGTTCGGCACCAAGGAGGGCGACACCGGCTCCCCCGAGGTCCAGGTCGCCATGCTGTCGCGCCGTATCTCGGACCTGACGGAGCACCTGAAGGTCCACAAGCACGACCACCACTCCCGTCGCGGTCTGCTGATCCTGGTCGGCCAGCGTCGCCGCCTGCTGCAGTACCTGGCCAAGAAGGACATCCAGCGCTTCCGTGCGCTGGTCGACCGGCTGGGTATCCGCCGTGGCGCCGCCGGCGGCGCCCGATAA
- a CDS encoding polyribonucleotide nucleotidyltransferase encodes MENETHYAEAVIDNGTFGTRTIRFETGRLARQAAGSAVAYLDDDTMVLSATTASKKPKDNLDFFPLTVDVEERMYSAGKIPGSFFRREGRPSEDAILTCRLIDRPLRPSFKKGLRNEIQVVETIMALNPDHLYDVVAINAASCSTILAGLPFTGPVGATRVALIKGQWVAFPTHTELEDAVFDMVVAGRVLEDGDVAIMMVEAEATDKTIQLVKDGAEAPTEEIVAAGLEAAKPFIKALCKAQADLAAKAAKPTGEFPIFLDYEDDVLEALGSAVKAELAQALTIAGKQDREAEIDRVKALAGEKLLPQFEGREKEISAAYRSLTKSLVRERVIKDKVRIDGRGVTDIRTLAAEVEAIPRVHGSALFERGETQILGVTTLNMLRMEQQLDTLSPVTRKRYMHNYNFPPYSTGETGRVGSPKRREIGHGALAERALVPVLPTREEFPYAIRQVSEALGSNGSTSMGSVCASTMSLLNAGVPLKAPVAGIAMGLISQEIDGETHYVTLTDILGAEDAFGDMDFKVAGTKTFVTALQLDTKLDGIPASVLAAALKQARDARLHILDVMNEAIDVPDEMSPNAPRIITVKIPVDKIGEVIGPKGKMINQIQEDTGADITIEDDGTIYIGAAQGSQAEAARATINGIANPTMPEVGERYLGTVVKTTTFGAFVSLLPGKDGLLHISQIRKLAGGKRVENVEDVLGIGQKVQVEIAEIDQRGKLSLIPVMEDEAAEASEETKDDSEK; translated from the coding sequence GTGGAGAACGAGACCCACTACGCCGAGGCCGTTATCGACAACGGAACCTTCGGCACCCGCACCATCCGCTTCGAGACGGGCCGTCTTGCCCGTCAGGCCGCCGGCTCCGCCGTGGCCTACCTGGACGACGACACCATGGTGCTGTCGGCCACCACCGCTTCCAAGAAGCCCAAGGACAACCTCGACTTCTTCCCCCTCACGGTGGACGTCGAGGAGCGGATGTACTCGGCCGGCAAGATCCCCGGCTCCTTCTTCCGCCGCGAGGGCCGTCCCTCCGAGGACGCCATCCTCACCTGCCGGCTGATCGACCGCCCGCTGCGCCCGTCCTTCAAGAAGGGCCTGCGCAACGAGATCCAGGTCGTCGAGACGATCATGGCGCTCAACCCCGACCACCTGTACGACGTGGTCGCGATCAACGCCGCGTCCTGCTCCACGATCCTGGCGGGCCTGCCCTTCACCGGCCCCGTCGGCGCCACCCGCGTCGCCCTCATCAAGGGCCAGTGGGTCGCGTTCCCGACGCACACCGAGCTGGAGGACGCGGTCTTCGACATGGTCGTCGCCGGCCGTGTGCTGGAGGACGGTGACGTCGCGATCATGATGGTCGAGGCCGAGGCCACCGACAAGACCATCCAGCTCGTCAAGGACGGCGCCGAGGCTCCCACCGAGGAGATCGTCGCCGCCGGTCTGGAAGCGGCGAAGCCCTTCATCAAGGCCCTCTGCAAGGCGCAGGCGGACCTGGCGGCCAAGGCCGCCAAGCCCACCGGCGAGTTCCCGATCTTCCTCGACTACGAGGACGACGTCCTTGAAGCGCTCGGCTCCGCCGTCAAGGCCGAGCTGGCGCAGGCGCTCACCATCGCCGGCAAGCAGGACCGCGAGGCGGAGATCGACCGCGTCAAGGCCCTCGCAGGCGAGAAGCTGCTCCCGCAGTTCGAGGGCCGCGAGAAGGAGATCTCCGCCGCGTACCGCTCGCTGACCAAGTCCCTGGTCCGTGAGCGCGTCATCAAGGACAAGGTCCGTATCGACGGCCGTGGCGTCACGGACATCCGTACGCTCGCCGCCGAGGTCGAGGCCATCCCGCGCGTGCACGGCTCGGCGCTGTTCGAGCGTGGCGAGACCCAGATCCTGGGCGTCACCACCCTCAACATGCTCCGCATGGAGCAGCAGCTGGACACCCTCTCCCCGGTGACCCGCAAGCGCTACATGCACAACTACAACTTCCCGCCGTACTCCACCGGTGAGACCGGCCGCGTCGGTTCGCCGAAGCGCCGCGAGATCGGCCACGGCGCCCTGGCCGAGCGCGCGCTCGTGCCGGTGCTGCCGACGCGCGAGGAGTTCCCCTACGCGATCCGCCAGGTCTCCGAGGCGCTGGGCTCCAACGGCTCGACGTCGATGGGCTCGGTCTGCGCCTCCACCATGTCGCTGCTGAACGCCGGTGTGCCGCTCAAGGCCCCCGTCGCCGGTATCGCCATGGGCCTGATCTCGCAGGAGATCGACGGCGAGACCCACTACGTCACCCTCACCGACATCCTCGGTGCGGAGGACGCCTTCGGCGACATGGACTTCAAGGTCGCCGGCACGAAGACGTTCGTCACCGCGCTCCAGCTCGACACCAAGCTCGACGGCATCCCCGCCTCGGTCCTGGCCGCCGCGCTGAAGCAGGCACGCGACGCACGACTGCACATCCTCGACGTGATGAACGAGGCCATCGACGTCCCGGACGAGATGTCCCCGAACGCCCCGCGGATCATCACCGTCAAGATCCCGGTGGACAAGATCGGTGAGGTCATCGGCCCCAAGGGCAAGATGATCAACCAGATCCAGGAGGACACCGGCGCCGACATCACGATCGAGGACGACGGCACCATCTACATCGGTGCCGCCCAGGGCTCGCAGGCCGAGGCCGCCCGCGCCACGATCAACGGCATCGCCAACCCGACCATGCCGGAGGTCGGCGAGCGCTACCTGGGCACGGTCGTCAAGACGACCACGTTCGGCGCGTTCGTCTCGCTGCTCCCGGGCAAGGACGGACTGCTGCACATCTCGCAGATCCGCAAGCTCGCCGGCGGCAAGCGCGTGGAGAACGTCGAGGACGTGCTCGGCATCGGCCAGAAGGTCCAGGTCGAGATCGCCGAGATCGACCAGCGCGGCAAGCTCTCCCTCATTCCCGTCATGGAGGACGAAGCGGCCGAGGCGTCCGAAGAGACGAAGGACGACTCGGAGAAGTGA